The window TCCTGAAGTAGCAAGTATTGGCCGTACAGAAGATGAAATAAAAAAAGATAAAATAGAATATAATGTTGGAACTTTTCCTATGAAAATATTAGGTAAAGCTCGTACAAGTGGATGTACTGATGGTTTTTTGAAAATCATTTCACAAAAAAAAACAGATGAAATATTAGGAGTTCATATCATTGGAGAACATGCTGCAGACATGATTATGGAAGCGGCTATAGCCATGGAATTTAGATCCTCTTCAGAGGATCTATATAGGATATGTCATCCTCATCCTAGTTTTAGCGAAGCTTTTAAAGAAGCCGCTTTACTAAGTTTTGAAAATCGTGCTATACATATGTAATTGATTTTTATAAAAAGAGATTTTAAAAAAAATTCATTTAAAAAAATAAAAATATATTTCATTTAGGTTCATGTAATAAAAATTTTTTTTTTAAAAGTTTTTCTTTAGTTTCTATTTTATCCAAAACACAACAATGAACAGGACATACAGTCATACATTGTGGTTGATCGTAAAATCCAATACATTCTGTACATTTTTCTGAAATTATAAAATAAATAT of the Blattabacterium cuenoti genome contains:
- a CDS encoding 4Fe-4S dicluster domain-containing protein; its protein translation is MSIKITEECINCGACEPECPNKAIYEGGKKWSISDGTSKPYKPIFYKPKRKDIYFIISEKCTECIGFYDQPQCMTVCPVHCCVLDKIETKEKLLKKKFLLHEPK